The following nucleotide sequence is from Gemmatimonadota bacterium.
GCAAGAGGCGTTGAGGTCGTATCTGTTCCGGTGGATCGCTGTGGGCAGTTGGTTTGGGAGATATTGGATGAGGCGGTTACGCCAAATACTGATCTGGTTTCCGTGCAGTGGGTGAATAATGAAACAGGCGCAATTTTACCCGTTGAGCAGATTGCCCGACTTTGTCAATCCCGGGGGGTGTTATTTCACACCGATGCGGCGCAGGCTGTTGGCAAATTGCCCGTTTCTGTAACAGAACTGCCCGTTAATTTTTTGACTTTTACCGCTCACAAATTCCACGGACCACAGGGCGTTGGGGCACTCTATGTGAGGTCGTCCAAAGGTTTGTTGCCATTGCTTTGGGGTGGGCCGCAAGAAGGTGGTTTGCGACCAGGGACAGAGAATGTGCCGGGTATTATTGGCATAGGAACTGCGGCTCGGTTGCGGTTAGATCGGTTCAAGGATGTGCAGGTGCTTCTGGCTTCGCTTCGGGACCACTTTGAGCAGTCGGTCATTGATCGAGTACCCGATGTGGAGATTAATGGCGATCCCGATATGCGGGTTTGTAATACGACAAATTTGCTGTTTCGAGATGTGGATGGTCAGGCACTTGTGGCACGGTTGGACCAAGAGGGGGTTCGGTGTTCACAGAGTTCGGCATGCACCAATCAGCGGCCCGAGCCTTCGTATGTGTTGCGTGCTATGGGTTTATCTGAACCAGAGGCTTATGCGAGTATTCGGTTTAGTTTTTCGGAGTTTAATATGGTTGAAGATGTCGATGAGACAGTTGCACATTTGGCGCGATTGTGTGAACAATTGCGGAGGTTCAGTCGGCGAAGATTGTCGCTTTTAGCGGAGGTGGGATGATGAAGTTTAGTGGACACGAAACTTTTGCAATTCGAGAGGGGTGGCTTCACAAAGGACTCAAGCTGCTCATTGAGGAACCCGAGTTGCTATATCATGAATATGTTGCAGATTTTCTCGGCGTTGGAAAAAATATGTCTCGTTCTATTCGCCACTGGCTGGAGGTAACAGGATTGGCAGAGCGCGAGACAGGTAGTGGGCGTCAGACCCGTTTAAAAGAAACTGAGCTTGGCCAGCTTATTTATGAGCGAGACCGTTATTTTGTTGATATTGGGACATGGTGGGCTTTGCACGTTAATCTGGTTGCTCCCCA
It contains:
- a CDS encoding cysteine desulfurase family protein, producing the protein MREVYLDNNATTRPFPEVREAMMGVLGEDFGNPSSAHSAGDRVREAMVVAREAVAKLVGAEADQIVFMGSGTEANNTVFNSVVQRAPTEKRVRIVTTTVEHSSIVKMNDYLSARGVEVVSVPVDRCGQLVWEILDEAVTPNTDLVSVQWVNNETGAILPVEQIARLCQSRGVLFHTDAAQAVGKLPVSVTELPVNFLTFTAHKFHGPQGVGALYVRSSKGLLPLLWGGPQEGGLRPGTENVPGIIGIGTAARLRLDRFKDVQVLLASLRDHFEQSVIDRVPDVEINGDPDMRVCNTTNLLFRDVDGQALVARLDQEGVRCSQSSACTNQRPEPSYVLRAMGLSEPEAYASIRFSFSEFNMVEDVDETVAHLARLCEQLRRFSRRRLSLLAEVG